In one window of Astyanax mexicanus isolate ESR-SI-001 chromosome 18, AstMex3_surface, whole genome shotgun sequence DNA:
- the hspb6 gene encoding heat shock protein beta-6, translating into MDFDLPPKSPFSGIHWEYVLPHLNGSPGPSSWTPAELLIPVTEHAGAAQVVCDHNGFTVQLDVKHFSPEELVVKVKGDYVVVEGKHEKRKNGSGLVTREFNRRYRIPDGVDILALESAMSPEGMLVISAPLLQGENSRPLSHSGP; encoded by the exons ATGGATTTTGATTTGCCTCCAAAATCACCCTTTAGTGGGATTCACTGGGAATATGTGCTGCCTCACCTGAACGGGAGCCCGGGACCTTCCTCTTGGACTCCAGCTGAGCTGCTGATTCCAGTTACTGAGCATGCCGGGGCAGCACAG GTTGTTTGTGACCacaatgggtttacagtgcagctcGACGTGAAGCACTTCAGCCCTGAGGAGCTTGTGGTCAAAGTGAAGGGGGACTATGTTGTGGTGGAGGGAAAGCATGAAAAAAGAAAG AATGGCTCAGGGTTGGTGACCCGGGAGTTTAACCGTCGCTACCGCATCCCAGACGGAGTGGACATCCTGGCGTTAGAGTCGGCAATGTCGCCAGAAGGAATGCTGGTGATTTCTGCACCCCTGCTTCAGGGAGAAAACTCCAGACCACTCTCACACTCTGGACCATGA